CACTCAGGGGAACTGTTATGGTGTTATTGGTGCCAATGGCGCAGGGAAATCTACATTATTAAGAATTATGGCGGGTCAAATAGACCCAACTTCTGGCCATGTTTCTCTAGAGCCTACAAAACGTATGTCTATTCTGGAGCAGAACCACAATGAATATGATGCTATTACTGTTTTAGAAACTGTAGTGATGGGTAACAAGCCTTTAGCTGCAATTAAAACAGAAATGGATGCCTTATATGCTGATTATGATGATAAAAATGCAGATCGAATAGGGGAGCTTCAGGTTCAGTTTGAAGAAATGAACGGTTGGAATGCAGATAGTGATGCTGCAGCCTTATTATCTAACCTAGGGATTGATGCAGATTTGCATTATACCAATATGGGCGATATGGATTCTAAACTTAAAGTTAGGGTTTTATTAGCACAAGCTCTTTTTGGTAATCCTGATGTGTTGATTATGGATGAACCTACCAATGATTTGGATTATGAAACGATTAGTTGGTTAGAACATTTCTTAGCTAATTATGAAAATACCGTAATCGTTGTTTCGCATGACCGTCACTTTTTAGATTCTGTTTGTACGCATATTGCCGATATTGATTTTGGAAAACTTAATCTATATTCTGGTAACTACACCTTCTGGTATGAAAGTAGCCAGTTAGCTGCAAGACAACGTGCACAACAAAATAAAAAGTCTGAAGAGAAAGCTAAAGAATTACAAGAATTTATTATGCGTTTTAGTGCTAACGTTGCAAAAAGTAAGCAAGCAACATCACGTAAAAAAATGCTTTCTAAATTAAAGATAGACGATATTAAACCTTCTAGCCGAAGGTATCCTGCGATTATATTTGAACGTGAAAGAGAGGCTGGAGATCAGATTTTAAATGTAGAAAAACTATCTGCAACTTCTGAAGACGGAGATTTATTATTTAAAGATGTAAATATTAACCTTGCAAAAGGAGATAAAGTAGCGGTATTCTCTAAAGACTCTAGAGCAACAACCGCTTTTTATGAAATAATAAACGGTAATAGATTGCCAGGTAGTGGAGAATTCCAATGGGGAATTACTACAAACCAGTCTTATTTACCTGCAGACAACCATTCTTTTTTTGAAAGCAGCGATAGTTTAGTAGATTGGTTAAGACAGTATGCGACTACGGAGGAAGAACGTGAAGAAGTTTATGTTCGTGGTTTCTTAGGAAAAATGTTGTTTAGTGGTGAAGAGGCCCTAAAAAAATGTTCTGTTTTATCTGGTGGTGAAAAGGTACGTTGTATGTTGAGTAGAATGATGATGATTCGTGCTAATGTTCTTATGTTAGATGAACCAACAAACCATTTAGACCTTGAAAGTATTACGGCGTTCAACAATTCACTGAAGAATTTTAAAGGAACTATTTTACTTACGACGCATGATCATGAATTTGCACAAACGGTAGCGAATAGAATAATTGAACTAACACCAAGTGGAGCAATTGACCGTTACTTGTCATTTGATGACTATATGTCTGATAAAAGTATTAAGGAACAAAGAGCTAAAATGTATGCTGTAAAGGCATAAAGAAGTTTTTAATCCTAAAAGAAAAGCCTCTGAAAACTAATTCAGAGGCTTTTTTATTATTTAAAAGTTGGGCCTAGATGTTTTTAGCTAACCAATCTCCAACTTCACTCGTTTTATACGCTTTTTTATCTTCAGATAAATCTTCTGTTACAATACCTTCCGCAAGAGATTTATTTACTACATCTCTAATATCTTGTGCTTCTTGTGTTAATCCAAAATCTTCAAACATCATAGCAGCAGAAAGTACTGTTGCTAATGGGTTTGCAATATCTTTTCCTGCAGCCTGTGGGTATGAACCATGAATTGGCTCGTATAACCTTGCTTTTTCACCTACAGATGCCGATGGCATTAAGCCCATAGACCCAGAAATTACAGATGCTTCATCGGTAAGAATGTCTCCGAATAAATTTTCTGTAATCATCACATCATATGAATTTGGCCATTGTACCAAACGCATAGCAACAGCATCTACAAACTCATAAGACACTGTAACTTCCGGATAGTCTTTTTCCATTGCTTGTACGGTTTCTCTCCAAAGCCTTGAAGATTCTAATACGTTAGCTTTATCTACACAACATAATTTCTTGCTACGTGTCATCGCTAATTCAAAACCTTTCTTAGCTAAGCGGGTAACTTCAGCACGCGTATATGTACAGGTATCAAAAGCCGTATTTCCATTGTCTTTACGACCTCTTTCACCAAAGTAAATTCCACCTGTTAATTCCCGTAGAATTATTAAATCTGTTCCTTCAATACGTTCTCTTTTTAAAGGCGATTTATCAATTAAAGAAGGAAAGGTAAAGGTTGGTCTTACATTAGCAAACAACCCAAGTTTCTGACGCATTTTAAGCAATCCTTGTTCAGGACGAACTTTAGCAGAAGGATCATTATCATATTTAGGGTGCCCAATAGCACCAAATAATACTGCATCTGCAGCCACACAAACAGCATGTGTACTATCTGGATAAGGTTCTCCACAATCATCAATTGCAGCTGCACCGGTTAAAGCTGGCGTCCAACTTAAATCATGACCGTATTTTTTAGCGATGGCATCTGATACTTTTACTGCTTGATCTATAACTTCTGGGCCGATTCCGTCTCCAGCTAATAAGGCAATATTTAATTTCATAATTCTAGGTTACTTTAAGCTTAAGACTTAAACATTAAGTCTTAATTAATTCTATCTATTTTAAAATATATACTCCAAAAATAAAACTCCTAATCTTGAAACTCTCAAGTTTACAAATTTAAGAACAGTTCTTCTTATATAATATTCAACATTTTTTCTGTGGCTTTAATGGCCGATACGGTTTGATCAGAATCTAGGCCACGTGTAATATATTCTTTTCCTTGATTATCCCAAGTAATAATTGTTTCGCACAATGCATCAGAATTACTTCCAGGAGGGATACGAACCGCATAATCTATCAACTTAGGTAATTCTATTTGCTTTGTTTTATACACTCTTTTTAAAGCATTCATAAACGCATCAAACTGACCATCTCCTTGTGCATGTTCTTCGTATAATTCTCCTTCAATCTCTACCGAAACTGCTGCAGAAGGTTGTAAGCCTTTTGCATGTGATAATAAATAGGAAGTTATTTTTGCTTTACTTTGGTAGCCTTCGCTATCTAAAACATCAGAAATAATATAGGGTAGATCATCTTTAGTGACCCGTTCTTTCTTGTCGCCCAACTCTATAATACGTTGGGTAACTTTCTTTAATTCATCGTTGTTTAAAGTAAGCCCTAATTCTTGTAAATTCTTTTGAATATTGGCTTTACCAGATGTTTTTCCTAAAGCATATTGGCGTTTACGACCAAAGCGCTCCGGTAATAAATCATTAAAGTAAAGGTTATTTTTACTGTCTCCATCTGCATGAATCCCTGCAGTTTGTGTAAAAACATTAGCGCCAACAATAGGTTTATTAGCAGGAATACCAAAACCTGTAAATGCAGAAACCAACTTACTAACTTTATATAGCGCAGACTCCTTAACACCAGTTTCTATCTCTGGCATAAAATCATTAATAACCGCCACGACACTTGCAAGAGGTGCATTACCGGCGCGTTCTCCCATACCGTTTACAGTTAGGTGCAAGCCATGGCATCCTGCTCTAAGCGCCTCCATAACGTTGGCAACACTTAAATCATAATCATTATGGCCATGAAAATCAAAATGAAGTTCAGGATATTTGTCCACAATAGCCTTTACAAAGTCAAAGGTTTCATTATGCGTTAATACGCCTAAGGTGTCTGGCAATAAAATACGCTTCACAGGTTGCGTTGCTAAAAAGTCTAAAAACTGAAATACATAGTATTTAGAGTTCCGCATGCCATTACTCCAATCTTCAAGGTATACATTCGTTTCAATTCCATTTTGAGTAGCTAATGCAATTACCGAAGCAATTTCTTCAAAATGTTCTGTAGGCGTTTTTTTAAGTTGATGCGTTAAATGATTTAGAGATCCTTTGGTTAAAAGGTTTTGAACCTTTGCTCCAG
This genomic stretch from Cellulophaga algicola DSM 14237 harbors:
- a CDS encoding ABC-F family ATP-binding cassette domain-containing protein → MLSVSNLSVQFGKRVLFDDVNISFTQGNCYGVIGANGAGKSTLLRIMAGQIDPTSGHVSLEPTKRMSILEQNHNEYDAITVLETVVMGNKPLAAIKTEMDALYADYDDKNADRIGELQVQFEEMNGWNADSDAAALLSNLGIDADLHYTNMGDMDSKLKVRVLLAQALFGNPDVLIMDEPTNDLDYETISWLEHFLANYENTVIVVSHDRHFLDSVCTHIADIDFGKLNLYSGNYTFWYESSQLAARQRAQQNKKSEEKAKELQEFIMRFSANVAKSKQATSRKKMLSKLKIDDIKPSSRRYPAIIFEREREAGDQILNVEKLSATSEDGDLLFKDVNINLAKGDKVAVFSKDSRATTAFYEIINGNRLPGSGEFQWGITTNQSYLPADNHSFFESSDSLVDWLRQYATTEEEREEVYVRGFLGKMLFSGEEALKKCSVLSGGEKVRCMLSRMMMIRANVLMLDEPTNHLDLESITAFNNSLKNFKGTILLTTHDHEFAQTVANRIIELTPSGAIDRYLSFDDYMSDKSIKEQRAKMYAVKA
- the leuB gene encoding 3-isopropylmalate dehydrogenase, whose protein sequence is MKLNIALLAGDGIGPEVIDQAVKVSDAIAKKYGHDLSWTPALTGAAAIDDCGEPYPDSTHAVCVAADAVLFGAIGHPKYDNDPSAKVRPEQGLLKMRQKLGLFANVRPTFTFPSLIDKSPLKRERIEGTDLIILRELTGGIYFGERGRKDNGNTAFDTCTYTRAEVTRLAKKGFELAMTRSKKLCCVDKANVLESSRLWRETVQAMEKDYPEVTVSYEFVDAVAMRLVQWPNSYDVMITENLFGDILTDEASVISGSMGLMPSASVGEKARLYEPIHGSYPQAAGKDIANPLATVLSAAMMFEDFGLTQEAQDIRDVVNKSLAEGIVTEDLSEDKKAYKTSEVGDWLAKNI
- a CDS encoding alpha-isopropylmalate synthase regulatory domain-containing protein → MKKRKIEIMDTTLRDGEQTSGVSFSVSEKLSLAKLLLEELKVDRIEVASARVSDGELLAVKQITSWAKDNKYINKVEVLSFVDKGVSIDWMLEAGAKVQNLLTKGSLNHLTHQLKKTPTEHFEEIASVIALATQNGIETNVYLEDWSNGMRNSKYYVFQFLDFLATQPVKRILLPDTLGVLTHNETFDFVKAIVDKYPELHFDFHGHNDYDLSVANVMEALRAGCHGLHLTVNGMGERAGNAPLASVVAVINDFMPEIETGVKESALYKVSKLVSAFTGFGIPANKPIVGANVFTQTAGIHADGDSKNNLYFNDLLPERFGRKRQYALGKTSGKANIQKNLQELGLTLNNDELKKVTQRIIELGDKKERVTKDDLPYIISDVLDSEGYQSKAKITSYLLSHAKGLQPSAAVSVEIEGELYEEHAQGDGQFDAFMNALKRVYKTKQIELPKLIDYAVRIPPGSNSDALCETIITWDNQGKEYITRGLDSDQTVSAIKATEKMLNII